A stretch of the Sorangium aterium genome encodes the following:
- a CDS encoding LysR family transcriptional regulator: MVNLSTIDLNLLHVLAVTLEERSATRAARRLGVTQSAVSNALARARELLGDPLLVRDGRGMAPTPAADELLPELAAAMGQLRSMIEHRRVFDPRSSTRELTLACADNSQIADVPPVAAALAREMPLARLRVVSIDYLVASGGMSAGGLDAAIGVHKRNPGLRVAPLYRDPTVGVVRHDHPIVGQRLTRGSFPRLGFIDVHIPLGRPGRGHAMVEQALRAQGLVRRIALVVPGFAAATMAAAASDLVAFMPRRVAVALGSHLPVRIVELPVKDLGHEISLAWHERTHKDPAAACLRKVIMETLRAAGGGGCDEAPQRKRQQRRHDGGGSGGH; the protein is encoded by the coding sequence ATGGTGAATCTATCGACCATCGACCTCAACCTGCTCCACGTCCTCGCGGTCACGCTCGAGGAGCGCAGCGCGACGCGCGCCGCGCGCCGGCTGGGCGTCACGCAGTCGGCGGTCTCGAACGCGCTCGCCAGGGCCCGCGAGCTGCTCGGCGATCCGCTGCTCGTCCGCGATGGCCGCGGCATGGCGCCGACGCCGGCGGCGGACGAGCTGCTGCCGGAGCTCGCGGCGGCGATGGGCCAGCTGCGGTCGATGATCGAGCACCGGCGGGTGTTCGACCCGCGCTCGTCGACCCGGGAGCTCACGCTCGCCTGCGCCGACAACTCGCAGATCGCGGACGTGCCGCCCGTCGCGGCGGCGCTCGCGCGGGAGATGCCGCTCGCGCGGCTCCGCGTGGTGAGCATCGATTACCTGGTGGCGTCGGGGGGCATGTCCGCGGGCGGGCTCGACGCGGCGATCGGGGTGCACAAGCGCAACCCTGGGCTGCGCGTCGCGCCGCTCTACCGGGATCCGACCGTGGGGGTCGTCCGCCACGATCACCCGATCGTGGGCCAGCGTCTGACGCGGGGCTCCTTCCCGCGGCTCGGCTTCATCGACGTGCACATCCCGCTAGGCCGTCCGGGTCGTGGTCACGCCATGGTCGAGCAGGCCCTCCGCGCGCAGGGCCTGGTCCGCCGGATCGCCCTGGTGGTCCCTGGTTTCGCGGCCGCGACGATGGCGGCAGCGGCCAGCGACCTGGTGGCGTTCATGCCTCGCCGCGTCGCCGTGGCGCTCGGGTCGCACCTCCCAGTCCGGATCGTCGAGCTGCCCGTGAAGGACCTCGGGCACGAGATCTCGCTCGCGTGGCATGAGCGGACGCACAAGGACCCGGCGGCCGCCTGTTTGCGGAAGGTCATCATGGAGACCTTGCGTGCGGCTGGCGGCGGCGGCTGCGACGAGGCCCCGCAGAGGAAGCGGCAGCAGCGCCGCCACGATGGCGGGGGATCAGGCGGTCATTGA
- a CDS encoding sigma factor has product MTTSSSARRLAEFESCRRDLVALAYRMLGDMGRAEDMVQEAWLRWGSHEVEASSPKAYLTTVVTRLCLNELESASAAARGGRREDPAGLLPRRPQPSSLCGPPLQGFEP; this is encoded by the coding sequence ATGACGACCAGCTCCTCCGCGCGCCGGCTCGCCGAGTTCGAGTCGTGTCGTCGGGACCTCGTCGCGCTCGCGTACCGCATGCTCGGCGACATGGGGCGCGCCGAGGATATGGTGCAGGAGGCGTGGCTTCGCTGGGGGAGCCACGAGGTCGAGGCGAGCTCCCCGAAGGCGTATCTGACGACGGTGGTCACGCGCCTGTGCCTGAACGAGCTCGAGTCCGCCAGCGCTGCTGCTCGCGGTGGCCGACGGGAAGATCCAGCGGGTCTTCTTCCACGCAGACCTCAGCCGTCTTCGCTATGTGGGCCGCCGCTCCAGGGCTTCGAGCCCTGA
- a CDS encoding GxxExxY protein, whose amino-acid sequence MDLVVDGQLVVELKAIEGIAPIHVAQLLSYLKAARLRLGLLITFKVAFLRTGVRRVVHSP is encoded by the coding sequence TTGGATCTCGTGGTGGATGGTCAGCTCGTCGTCGAGCTCAAGGCCATTGAGGGCATTGCCCCGATCCACGTTGCGCAGCTGCTGTCGTATCTCAAGGCGGCAAGACTTCGGCTTGGCCTCTTGATCACCTTCAAAGTGGCCTTCCTCCGTACCGGTGTCAGGCGTGTGGTTCATTCCCCGTAA
- a CDS encoding peptidase inhibitor family I36 protein, which yields MHLLQHVQKLRRFTPSRSLGLRALVGVGLLAGAGLLLPEVASAQEDPIPCPFDNVLCLFEEEGYGGEIFNVRALNPQVGTCVNLPEHGWEGRAHSAYNTNGAGAAIFQNENCIGYPYPVYGESGLSPLPFVPKSVYVF from the coding sequence ATGCACTTGCTCCAGCACGTTCAGAAGCTCCGTCGTTTCACTCCGTCCCGCTCCCTGGGCTTGCGTGCCCTGGTGGGCGTCGGCCTCCTCGCGGGGGCAGGCCTGCTGCTCCCCGAGGTGGCCTCGGCGCAGGAGGACCCCATTCCCTGCCCGTTCGACAACGTCCTCTGCCTGTTCGAGGAGGAGGGCTACGGCGGGGAAATCTTCAACGTCCGGGCGCTGAACCCGCAGGTGGGCACGTGCGTCAACCTTCCGGAGCACGGCTGGGAGGGAAGGGCACATTCTGCCTACAACACCAACGGCGCCGGCGCCGCGATCTTCCAGAACGAGAACTGCATCGGCTACCCGTACCCCGTCTACGGCGAGAGCGGCCTGAGCCCGCTGCCGTTCGTTCCCAAGAGCGTCTACGTCTTCTGA
- a CDS encoding NAD(P)H-binding protein, whose protein sequence is MRRPLSDKLHDLRHVFAARPVFRWLLKHHLRDLVAMETVVRASRCDFTIARPPRLVDDRDESYRSAGEALPAGAAVMSFRAVAAFMLDCVEQRTHARETVGLARGRSA, encoded by the coding sequence ATGCGGCGCCCCCTCTCCGACAAATTGCACGATCTCCGCCACGTTTTCGCCGCCCGTCCGGTGTTCCGCTGGCTCCTCAAGCACCACCTGCGCGACCTCGTCGCGATGGAGACCGTCGTCCGGGCGAGCCGCTGCGACTTCACGATCGCGAGGCCGCCCCGGCTGGTCGACGATCGGGACGAGAGCTACCGGAGCGCGGGAGAGGCGCTCCCGGCGGGCGCCGCGGTCATGTCGTTCCGCGCTGTCGCGGCGTTCATGCTCGATTGCGTCGAGCAACGCACCCACGCGCGGGAGACCGTGGGGCTCGCCAGGGGGCGGTCAGCTTGA